From the Carassius auratus strain Wakin unplaced genomic scaffold, ASM336829v1 scaf_tig00034940, whole genome shotgun sequence genome, one window contains:
- the LOC113081678 gene encoding fucolectin-5-like: protein MFLENLALKGIAVQSSTYYTSGAAQAIDGIRYAPGVAHTYCSITSYQLNPWWRLDLLDSYYIYKVTVTNRGDSWLEQTTGVEIRIGNSLENNGNNNPRCGVTSLVPAGSSVSFKCGGMEGRYVNMYIPNIQQYLTLCEVEVYGT, encoded by the exons atgtttttagagaactTGGCATTAAAAGGAATTGCTGTACAGTCATCCACATATTACACTTCTGGAGCTGCACAGGCCATCGACGGCATCAGATACGCTCCAGGTGTAGCCCATACATACTGCTCCATCACATCATACCAGCTCAACCCATGGTGGAGGCTGGACCTGCTGGATTCTTACTACATTTACAAAGTGACCGTCACCAACAGAGGCGACAGCTGGCTGGAGCAAACGACTGGAGTAGAGATCCGCATCGGAAACTCTCTGGAAAACAACGGCAACAACAATCCCAG atgtGGTGTCACTTCACTTGTCCCAGCAGGCAGTTCTGTCAGTTTCAAATGCGGTGGAATGGAAGGTCGTTATGTGAACATGTACATTCCTAACATCCAGCAGTATCTCACACTGTGTGAAGTGGAGGTTTATGGAACAG